The following are from one region of the Stigmatella ashevillena genome:
- the ddpX gene encoding D-alanyl-D-alanine dipeptidase produces the protein MLPAAKLAMTVWLAAGGEPLVDATEAVPDLVVDMRYATEDNFLKRKVYPEDARCLLLPDSARRLKQAADVLRTKGYRVKVYDCYRPRAVQWEMWKLVPKPGYVANPKFGSNHNRGAAVDLTLVTLEGAPVEMPTPFDDFTPAAHHGYKGGSEASRKHRQVLLEAMEGAGFLRNKMEWWHYDVPGAKKMPVLDVPFTKSG, from the coding sequence ATGCTGCCCGCGGCGAAGCTGGCGATGACGGTGTGGCTGGCGGCGGGCGGTGAGCCGCTGGTGGATGCCACGGAAGCGGTTCCGGACCTGGTGGTGGACATGCGCTACGCCACGGAGGACAACTTCCTGAAGCGCAAGGTGTACCCGGAGGACGCGCGATGCCTGCTGCTGCCGGACTCGGCCCGGCGACTGAAGCAGGCGGCGGACGTGCTGCGGACGAAGGGCTACCGGGTGAAGGTGTACGACTGCTACCGGCCCCGGGCGGTGCAGTGGGAGATGTGGAAGCTGGTTCCGAAACCCGGGTACGTGGCGAACCCGAAGTTCGGCTCGAACCACAACCGAGGGGCGGCGGTGGACCTGACGCTGGTGACGCTGGAGGGGGCCCCCGTGGAGATGCCGACGCCCTTCGACGACTTCACCCCTGCGGCGCACCATGGCTACAAGGGGGGCTCCGAGGCTTCTCGCAAGCACCGGCAAGTGCTCCTGGAGGCGATGGAGGGCGCGGGCTTCCTGCGCAACAAGATGGAGTGGTGGCACTACGATGTGCCGGGCGCGAAGAAGATGCCCGTGCTGGATGTGCCCTTCACGAAGTCGGGGTAG